The Pseudomonadota bacterium genome includes a window with the following:
- a CDS encoding cobalamin-binding protein produces MRTFPPERVVCLTEETVETLYLLGEEERIVGV; encoded by the coding sequence ATGAGAACATTTCCCCCAGAACGCGTCGTGTGCCTGACCGAGGAAACGGTTGAGACCCTCTATCTGCTCGGCGAGGAGGAGCGCATTGTCGGGGTG